GGCGGAAGCGAGGCATCGGCGTCGCGGCCGGAGGATACAAGCAGGCCGTCCAGGGGAGAGCGCACGGCGCCGGGGCCCTGGTTGAGGACGTGGGTGTAGATCATGGTGGTCGTCACGTCACGGTGGCCGAGCAATTCTTGGACGGTACGGATGTCGTAGCCGTCTTCGAGCAGATGCGTGGCGAACGAGTGTCGGAGGGTGTGGCACGAGGCCGGCTTGGAGATCCCGGCGATGCGGACGGCCTCGTGGACGGCGCGCTGGAGAACGCTCTCGTGGAGATGGTGACGGCGCCACTGACGGGTCTCCGGATCACGGTACGTACGGGTGGCGGGGAAGACCCATTGCCAAGGCCACTCGCGGCCGGCGTTCGCGTATTTCCGTGCGAGTGCCTCCGGAAGGGCTACCCAGCCGGCTCCGGCCAGGAGATCGGCTTCGTGGCGGCGTCGTACTTGCTCGAGGTGTGACCGCACGAGCGGTCGGATCGCAGCGGGCAGCAGGGTGACGCGGTCCTTGTCGCCCTTCCCGCTCCGGACGACGATGTGGTTGGCCTCGAAGTCGACGTCCTTGACGCGGAGCCTGGCGCACTCGAGGACGCGCATGCCGGTGCCGTAGAGGAGGACGGCCATGAGTCGTGGCGTGCCGCGAACGTGCGTGAGGACGGAGCGGACCTCCTCGCGGGAGAGGACGACCGGGAGTCGGCGGGGCTTCGCGGCGCGCACGAGGTCGTCGAGCCATGGGAGCTCGACACCGAGCACCTGACCGTACAGGAAGAGCAGCGCCGCGAGCGCCTGGTTTTGCGTGGAGGCGCTGACCTTCGCCTCGACGGCTAGAAACGACAGGAAATGTGAGACCTCGGCGGCACCCATCGTCGCGGGATGGCGCTTGCCGTGGAAGAGGATGAAACGCCGAATCCAGCCCACGTAAGCGCGCTCGGTGCGGCGGCTGTAGTGACGGGTCCGGATCGCATCGCGGACCTGATCCAAGAGGCGTCGTGGCCGTGCCTGCACGTCGCGCTCGCGTACGTGTATCCACGCTGCGAGCGCGCCGGTCGCCACCGCTCCCTCGATCGTGGCCATGGCCCCGAGCTATAGGGCACGAGCCGGACACGGTTCAATCACGGAACGACGGTGAGCTGCCCCGGAACGATACGAGTACCGTCGGTCGCCTATTCCGGACGATCTCGAGGTAGCGCAGCACGGCCGCCGT
This genomic window from Deltaproteobacteria bacterium contains:
- a CDS encoding integron integrase gives rise to the protein MATIEGAVATGALAAWIHVRERDVQARPRRLLDQVRDAIRTRHYSRRTERAYVGWIRRFILFHGKRHPATMGAAEVSHFLSFLAVEAKVSASTQNQALAALLFLYGQVLGVELPWLDDLVRAAKPRRLPVVLSREEVRSVLTHVRGTPRLMAVLLYGTGMRVLECARLRVKDVDFEANHIVVRSGKGDKDRVTLLPAAIRPLVRSHLEQVRRRHEADLLAGAGWVALPEALARKYANAGREWPWQWVFPATRTYRDPETRQWRRHHLHESVLQRAVHEAVRIAGISKPASCHTLRHSFATHLLEDGYDIRTVQELLGHRDVTTTMIYTHVLNQGPGAVRSPLDGLLVSSGRDADASLPPPSPRPPRAYLAVPRKPTPRHDRQRT